The genomic region CCGTAAACATCGAGGTTAAAATACCAATAGACAAGGTTACTGCAAAACCCTTGATCGGGCCGGTACCAAAGGTATACAACACCAAGGCAGCAATCAGCGTAGTGATATTGGCATCAGCAATCGTCGACAGCGCTTTCTCATAACCCGAATGAATACTTGCCTGCGGTGAATTACCGTTGTTGATCTCTTCTCGAATACGCTCAAAAATCAATACATTGGCATCAACCGCCATACCAACGGTTAAGACAATACCGGCGATACCCGGCAAGGTGAGTGTTGCTTGCAACATAGACAGTACGGCAAAAATCACCACCAGGTTCAGCGTCAAGGCAATATTGGCGATCATGCCAAACTGCTTATACCAGACCACCATAAAGACCAGCACCAGGACAAAACCAATGATAATGGAATAGGTGCCCTTCTCAACATTCTCTTTACCCATGCTTGGGCCAATGGTGCGCTCTTCAATAATATCGATAGGCACTTTCAAGGCACCCGCTCTGAGTAACAACGCCAGGTCACGCGCTTCTTCGGTACTGTCCAAACCGGTAATTTGAAAACGTTTGCTTAGCTGATCGCGAATGGTGGCAACATTAATCACTTGCTCTGACGTGCGACGTGTAATCACTTTTTCACCATCAACGTCTTTAATATCAGACCTCGACTCTTTGAAAACAACGGCCATAGGCTTGCCAATATTGTCGCGTGTGACATCACTCATACGGCTGGCACCAGCACTATCTAATGTGATAAATACCGATGCGCTGCCGGTTTGTTGATCGATACCTGATGCCGCATCAATAATGGCATCACCGGTAATAATTTCATCTTTTAACAATAAAATGGGTTGGCCATCACGCTCACGATAAATACGTGAGCCTAACGGTACTTTGCCACCTAAAGCAGCCTGAACATCGTTATTACTATCAACAAGACGAAAATCCAGTGTCGCTGTTGCGCCCAAAATTTCTTTGGCGCGAGTAGTATCTTGTACACCCGGTAACTGCACAACAATACGGTCTGCGCCTTGCTGTTGAATGATCGGCTCAGCAACACCGAGTTCATTAACGCGATTACGCAAGGTGGTGATATTTTGTTTTAAGGCAAAATCGCGTTTCTCTTTTAACGCGGCTTCTTTAATGGTGACTTCCAGCGTTGGCGATTTGCCGCCTGTAAGTTCCTGCAAGTTGAGGTCACGATAATCAGCTTCGTTATAGATCAACTTGCGCGCTGTAGTGCGATCCTCTGGAGAACGAAACTTGATCAAGATGGTATTATCAGGGCCTTCGATGATAGCAGAATAACGAATTTTCTCGCCGCGCAAATAACTACGCAAGCCTTTGATGTTGGCGTTTTGAACCTGCTTCTCTGCGGTAGCCATATCCACTTGCAGTAAGAAATGC from Gammaproteobacteria bacterium harbors:
- the secD gene encoding protein translocase subunit SecD, with protein sequence MNHYPGWKYLLVGTVLVFAVLFALPNIYGADPAVQVSATSVANEEGLGERLNSVLAGSGLPYKSVELTDFGWLVRFGDTEVQLKAKDLIDERLGEGVITALNLAPATPGWLRSLGGQPMYLGLDLRGGVHFLLQVDMATAEKQVQNANIKGLRSYLRGEKIRYSAIIEGPDNTILIKFRSPEDRTTARKLIYNEADYRDLNLQELTGGKSPTLEVTIKEAALKEKRDFALKQNITTLRNRVNELGVAEPIIQQQGADRIVVQLPGVQDTTRAKEILGATATLDFRLVDSNNDVQAALGGKVPLGSRIYRERDGQPILLLKDEIITGDAIIDAASGIDQQTGSASVFITLDSAGASRMSDVTRDNIGKPMAVVFKESRSDIKDVDGEKVITRRTSEQVINVATIRDQLSKRFQITGLDSTEEARDLALLLRAGALKVPIDIIEERTIGPSMGKENVEKGTYSIIIGFVLVLVFMVVWYKQFGMIANIALTLNLVVIFAVLSMLQATLTLPGIAGIVLTVGMAVDANVLIFERIREEINNGNSPQASIHSGYEKALSTIADANITTLIAALVLYTFGTGPIKGFAVTLSIGILTSMFTAIMGTRAIVNFFYGGKRINKLSI